The Planktothrix sp. FACHB-1365 genome has a segment encoding these proteins:
- a CDS encoding EAL domain-containing protein, translating into MFSSDWKAHRNPSPTPDNPKLVRLSSDVEWIQLIENAISDNRCALYLQDVISLAEPDSRRYYEVSVRLFDPNGRMIPPSVFLPVAERYYLLPDLDRWLVENLLESLAKIEADLLNNSSFAINLSRHSINKVDFVSRIHQQLKQLDISPEVICFEINETVALSNLEIASDLITYLQSLGYYFTLDDFGRGLSSLSYLKHLPVDYIKIPGIFIRNMLNDLTDRSIVEMIHYLAQKMGLKTIAEDVETEAIFQSVKALGINYAQGYYLSRPQPFDKVLRPE; encoded by the coding sequence ATGTTTTCCTCCGATTGGAAAGCTCATCGGAATCCATCTCCTACTCCAGATAATCCTAAACTCGTTCGATTATCCAGTGATGTTGAATGGATTCAATTAATTGAAAATGCAATATCAGATAATCGTTGTGCTTTATATCTTCAGGATGTTATTTCTTTAGCAGAACCTGATTCTCGACGATATTATGAAGTTTCTGTACGATTATTTGATCCCAATGGTCGGATGATTCCTCCCTCGGTTTTTCTTCCGGTGGCGGAACGATATTATTTACTGCCTGATCTGGATCGTTGGTTAGTTGAGAACCTTCTGGAATCCTTAGCTAAAATTGAGGCTGACTTACTCAATAACAGTTCTTTTGCGATTAATTTATCGCGACACAGTATTAATAAAGTTGATTTTGTTAGTAGAATTCATCAACAATTAAAACAATTAGATATTTCTCCTGAAGTCATTTGTTTTGAAATCAATGAAACAGTAGCTTTATCTAATTTAGAAATTGCTTCTGATTTAATTACCTATCTTCAAAGTTTAGGATATTACTTTACTTTGGATGATTTTGGTCGAGGATTATCTTCCTTATCCTATCTCAAACATCTCCCTGTAGATTATATCAAAATTCCGGGTATTTTTATTCGGAATATGCTGAATGATTTAACAGATAGAAGCATTGTTGAAATGATCCATTATTTAGCCCAAAAAATGGGATTAAAAACTATTGCTGAAGATGTAGAAACTGAAGCGATTTTTCAAAGCGTTAAAGCCCTCGGTATTAACTACGCTCAAGGTTACTATCTCAGCCGTCCCCAACCTTTTGATAAGGTTTTACGTCCAGAGTAA
- a CDS encoding YafY family protein produces MPRKKETLTLSVPPGTKEKLEDIAQRLDIKWGDKPSASGLIGAIALSQLEVGQPFTLDANQVTALKKATEVLIDSGSVEEAQILLSLLVNRGNLQAPLRQSLLQKVSQPTQAWRILVDQQIARKQPFHVVYTNSQKQQMEYTARYAEICFYEKRYYLQIWCDETEDSDDLPELRHNRCLRLDRINGILPIEGQWRDSLDSIKVYLHFKNWLANAYEPKLDDLNEKIVNGVKQVGRRVVNSFWLIREVFRYGPDCEIVAPDAVRQRFKQELTKLYQLYQD; encoded by the coding sequence ATGCCCAGAAAAAAAGAAACCCTAACCCTGTCCGTCCCCCCTGGAACGAAAGAAAAGCTCGAAGACATCGCCCAACGCCTCGATATCAAATGGGGCGATAAACCCAGTGCATCGGGGTTAATAGGTGCGATCGCCCTTTCCCAACTCGAAGTCGGACAACCCTTTACCCTCGATGCGAATCAGGTCACAGCCTTAAAAAAAGCAACGGAAGTGTTAATAGATTCGGGTTCTGTAGAGGAAGCTCAGATCCTGTTGTCCCTATTGGTCAACCGAGGCAACTTACAAGCTCCTTTGCGTCAGTCTCTCCTCCAAAAAGTCAGCCAACCCACTCAAGCATGGCGGATTTTAGTTGATCAGCAAATTGCCCGAAAACAGCCGTTTCACGTTGTTTATACCAACTCTCAAAAACAGCAAATGGAGTACACCGCCCGTTATGCTGAAATCTGCTTTTATGAGAAACGCTATTACTTACAAATTTGGTGTGATGAAACTGAAGATAGTGATGATTTGCCAGAATTACGCCATAACCGATGTCTAAGATTAGACCGAATTAATGGAATATTACCCATTGAAGGACAGTGGCGTGATTCTCTGGATTCTATAAAAGTGTACTTACACTTTAAAAACTGGTTAGCCAATGCTTATGAACCGAAATTAGATGACCTCAATGAGAAAATCGTTAATGGCGTTAAACAGGTAGGGCGTCGGGTTGTAAATTCCTTCTGGTTAATTCGGGAGGTGTTTCGCTATGGCCCAGATTGTGAAATTGTGGCACCGGATGCGGTGCGCCAACGATTTAAACAGGAACTCACTAAACTTTATCAGCTATATCAAGATTAA
- the cas3 gene encoding type I-D CRISPR-associated helicase Cas3': protein MSIQFIVKPESLIVDTYSITLKPVYSCPSSEPLEGVTLPPGWTLAWHQGETFKALSDPNIDVVFNTAMTGDGKTLAACLDVLLGNGSAMVQYPTNELARDQEIQIQSYVEKFNPFPQPRIGRLSSAELELYAENEGLRKSAVLETHTSQRDILLSNPDILHYLHRGAYLMPKDSPDKLWGRIDEDFDRFIFDEFHVFNAPQIASVINTLLLIRYTKRQKKFLFLSATPNQELLTRLNKVGFRCVEINPIDQNKYVFPSTIKECQELEGQKWRKVSREIKLNFISLEPSTKASENWLKENRQLILDYFQNNPGSKGAIILNSIAAVKRLTPIFAEFLKPYGLTVGENTGLSGKGQKERSLSTDLVLGTSTIDVGVDFKINFLIFESSDTGTFIQRLGRLGRHDDYEKDGKKITFTNFTAYALTPNFLVGSLFLEQSAPLETGGIYDRKYFNEILKDKYYKINDFRQYYSRWGAVQSVILCGKNGLGNDYIKRSYAGSQEAFKTACEEVFETKFGRVAGCLRRWRSEWQQFSGRDGNPIADEAASFRGSSPLLCGIYDLTETNEIDRFKTYDLPGIISNLEIEVISKEAFLRSLHQTAERRKQPIPKSRFEYCLAFMKLHSYREERLNWRLTYPGDLQPIADAWKVQVLLGIQVWQPQNRWISEINKRLRTKPLVSYVLPIPMIEVRKRLRLPMHFQIYELDEAGQHDRNAIYSVAFGQSALLLETLAYRFKSDGGELWIC, encoded by the coding sequence ATGTCAATACAATTTATCGTAAAGCCGGAAAGTTTAATTGTGGATACCTACTCTATCACACTCAAGCCTGTTTATTCCTGTCCAAGCTCTGAACCGTTGGAGGGGGTGACGTTACCGCCCGGTTGGACGTTAGCTTGGCATCAAGGGGAAACCTTCAAAGCGTTGAGTGATCCGAATATTGATGTAGTTTTCAATACAGCGATGACGGGAGATGGCAAAACATTGGCGGCTTGTTTAGATGTACTTCTTGGTAACGGTTCAGCAATGGTGCAGTATCCAACGAATGAACTGGCTCGTGATCAAGAAATACAAATTCAAAGCTATGTTGAAAAATTTAATCCCTTTCCTCAACCTCGCATTGGTCGTTTAAGTAGTGCAGAGTTAGAACTTTATGCTGAGAATGAAGGTTTGAGAAAAAGTGCTGTCCTCGAAACACATACGAGTCAACGAGACATTTTACTCAGTAATCCAGATATTCTTCACTACTTACATCGGGGTGCTTATTTAATGCCAAAGGATAGTCCTGATAAGCTATGGGGAAGAATTGATGAAGACTTTGATCGATTCATCTTTGATGAATTTCATGTCTTTAATGCTCCTCAAATTGCCAGTGTGATCAATACCTTATTATTAATTCGTTACACGAAGCGACAAAAAAAGTTTTTATTTCTTTCAGCAACCCCCAATCAAGAATTACTCACACGCCTTAATAAAGTTGGGTTTCGGTGTGTAGAAATTAATCCGATTGATCAGAATAAATATGTTTTTCCAAGTACCATTAAAGAATGTCAGGAACTTGAGGGACAAAAATGGCGTAAAGTATCCAGAGAAATTAAACTGAATTTTATTTCATTAGAACCTTCAACAAAAGCTTCTGAAAACTGGCTAAAAGAAAATAGACAACTAATTTTAGATTACTTTCAAAATAATCCAGGTAGTAAAGGAGCAATTATTCTCAACTCTATTGCTGCTGTCAAGCGATTAACTCCCATTTTTGCAGAATTTCTTAAACCCTATGGATTAACAGTTGGCGAAAATACAGGTTTATCAGGAAAGGGACAAAAAGAGCGATCGCTTTCAACTGATTTAGTTTTAGGAACTAGCACAATTGATGTCGGTGTTGACTTTAAAATTAACTTTCTTATTTTTGAATCATCCGATACCGGAACCTTTATTCAACGGTTAGGACGGTTAGGGCGACATGATGATTATGAAAAGGATGGCAAAAAAATTACTTTTACTAACTTCACTGCTTATGCTCTAACTCCTAATTTTCTAGTCGGTAGTTTATTTTTAGAACAATCAGCGCCTTTAGAAACAGGTGGAATTTATGATCGAAAGTATTTCAACGAGATTTTGAAAGATAAATATTATAAAATTAATGATTTTCGTCAATATTATTCTCGTTGGGGTGCGGTTCAATCTGTCATCCTATGCGGAAAAAATGGATTAGGTAATGATTACATTAAGAGAAGTTATGCAGGAAGTCAAGAAGCCTTTAAAACAGCTTGTGAAGAAGTTTTTGAGACAAAATTCGGTAGAGTTGCGGGTTGTTTAAGACGATGGCGAAGTGAGTGGCAACAATTTTCTGGTCGAGATGGAAATCCTATTGCAGATGAAGCGGCTAGTTTTCGAGGATCAAGTCCACTTCTGTGTGGGATTTATGATTTGACTGAAACTAATGAAATTGATCGGTTTAAAACCTATGATTTACCTGGAATTATCAGCAATTTAGAAATTGAAGTAATCTCTAAAGAAGCCTTTTTGCGATCGCTTCACCAAACCGCAGAACGCCGTAAGCAACCGATACCTAAAAGCCGATTTGAATACTGTTTGGCTTTTATGAAATTGCATAGTTACCGAGAAGAACGTTTAAATTGGCGATTAACTTACCCAGGAGATTTACAACCGATTGCAGACGCTTGGAAAGTTCAAGTTTTATTAGGAATTCAAGTATGGCAACCTCAAAACCGTTGGATTAGCGAAATCAATAAAAGACTGAGAACAAAACCCTTAGTAAGTTATGTTTTACCTATTCCAATGATTGAAGTTCGTAAACGTTTACGTCTCCCTATGCACTTTCAAATTTATGAATTAGACGAAGCAGGCCAACATGATCGCAATGCCATCTATTCTGTTGCTTTTGGTCAGTCTGCATTATTGTTAGAAACCCTTGCCTATCGGTTCAAAAGTGATGGAGGTGAATTATGGATTTGTTAG
- the cas10d gene encoding type I-D CRISPR-associated protein Cas10d/Csc3 gives MPKRSKKTNENQLNLFSQPILDQQFNSEDEEWSPDDDYGEGLEQKSRPIETQPPELIPLKILKDAIKAQNPDDVVMQDLSEYVLSNLLRVGIGVTAKGGKFFDKIDEKREETGEPPVRRDNAGDQSLNTHLLNGLFPANLIEQRLEQLDTTVQRVVKEQERRLAIAGFILHDFEKFDYQRFPNMPEQYKAVPKDQIRKLSLEEHREIIDILIKELNLDRFLYPNQPEEYQKHIDDLLYIAYNAQKRNDTNLNTSEFGLNKLTLKGKQPKTLVDLAYLADSLASVIKHPQDIDVPKLQDLIHSLSDGQLKFTYHSIAENRGVLTNVINNALMDEHTGLNRKDCQYFPPFCHYYEPLLYLPTGIIYLQHKNAPPISTENLPEKVIDKIKNLCIEELKQQQKGFVREGKGMKYAEYYELFFDDIALIKVALDATRNTVKSSKAQDRSQSLQEFQKKGGLSAQYNFEFSSDVRIDQLAEFGDLVTRKIWSDRVAKIIDENKKNKSNKAGGTVQLPDDLNSSEQLVYKIIEFWNLGEYLPAVKEIQNINGKLKELKLKGNTGGLPLEWYYLAAKYIEHHPSLEDIQTTGEDLITYLAELLNPILQQNKSANDGWEDLRLWLKQVVMLPTGNKTEADQFLKELKYYQSAKQPGRGKQLICSISHSAYTVKEQMESAVLFTPQVYTNKQMLRGTNAKRNISSIAQIELMLRQILMSKTQAVGKSFEDGKYRYLYFYPTYYFTPETNCFLAKAYDQIVQTRFDTGIRNHFISQDLQADFSLERYQSVDLFKLSEGKKSTTDEKTETKKSLIFKLNYPEEQPLTFYFMALPPEKRGKTEPTDTESWVMPTWLGFAFPMILDVKTVVSESPIPPFTDGTEFEQTVFLDSAPQAFRVLTQEERFRLDYILEGWEKKQSKYPAPLKVLTAAYAINLDVNARQTKKGYNPNWGKLSELARDFETSPLYVFSYLKNWVRSQNLETPSKAKIRLYAYQFYPCFDPHVEYNFELEDWTMTEQSKLHHPKKLTELYRKFYRAKSTKGKPTKANAILKPIDEAADVILKAELSWCQGEAMVDAVAARLFSLMNRVHSSTAEGRWVFKNSERDQERETILDFARYFVLEVFEGTFKGDRARLAGRQLNLIRDTCEFIYRLEDDKEYRARKPSDDDSKGGDSQEEE, from the coding sequence ATGCCTAAAAGATCTAAAAAAACAAACGAAAACCAATTAAATTTATTTAGCCAGCCCATCCTAGATCAGCAATTTAATAGTGAGGATGAAGAATGGTCGCCAGATGATGATTATGGAGAAGGACTTGAACAAAAAAGTCGTCCTATTGAAACACAACCTCCTGAATTAATTCCCCTTAAAATCTTGAAAGACGCAATTAAAGCTCAAAATCCTGATGATGTCGTTATGCAGGACTTGAGTGAGTATGTATTATCAAACTTATTGCGAGTTGGTATAGGAGTAACTGCAAAAGGCGGAAAATTTTTTGACAAGATTGATGAAAAACGAGAAGAGACGGGGGAACCTCCAGTTCGGCGAGATAATGCTGGAGATCAATCTCTTAACACTCATTTACTGAATGGATTATTCCCAGCTAATTTAATTGAGCAACGTTTAGAACAACTGGATACAACAGTACAGCGTGTTGTCAAAGAACAAGAGCGGAGACTGGCGATCGCTGGATTTATTCTACATGATTTCGAGAAATTTGATTATCAACGATTTCCCAATATGCCTGAACAGTATAAGGCAGTACCAAAAGATCAGATTCGCAAGTTATCTTTAGAGGAACATCGAGAAATCATTGATATTCTTATTAAAGAATTAAATCTTGACCGATTTCTATACCCTAATCAGCCAGAGGAATATCAAAAACATATAGATGATTTACTCTATATTGCTTATAATGCTCAAAAACGTAATGATACAAACTTAAATACTTCAGAATTTGGGTTAAACAAACTCACACTCAAAGGCAAGCAACCTAAAACTTTAGTTGACCTTGCCTATTTGGCAGATTCTCTAGCTTCTGTGATTAAACATCCACAGGATATAGATGTTCCCAAGCTACAAGATTTAATTCACTCTTTAAGTGATGGGCAACTAAAATTTACTTATCACAGCATTGCAGAAAATCGAGGGGTGCTGACGAATGTTATTAACAATGCCTTAATGGATGAGCATACAGGACTCAACCGTAAAGATTGTCAATATTTTCCCCCGTTTTGCCATTACTATGAACCCTTGCTGTATCTCCCTACAGGAATCATTTATCTTCAACATAAAAATGCACCTCCAATTTCAACAGAAAACCTGCCAGAAAAAGTAATTGATAAGATCAAAAATCTTTGTATAGAGGAATTAAAACAACAACAAAAAGGTTTTGTACGAGAAGGTAAAGGGATGAAATATGCTGAATATTATGAGCTATTTTTTGATGATATTGCTTTGATTAAAGTCGCTCTTGATGCCACTCGTAATACTGTCAAGAGCAGTAAAGCTCAAGATCGCAGCCAAAGCCTTCAAGAATTTCAAAAAAAAGGAGGTTTATCGGCTCAATACAATTTTGAATTTTCTAGTGATGTTCGGATTGATCAATTAGCAGAATTTGGGGATTTAGTTACTCGAAAAATTTGGTCTGATAGAGTTGCGAAAATTATTGATGAGAATAAGAAAAACAAGAGCAACAAGGCAGGAGGAACTGTTCAACTGCCTGATGATCTGAATTCGAGTGAACAATTAGTTTATAAAATTATCGAATTTTGGAATTTAGGTGAATATTTACCTGCCGTTAAAGAAATTCAGAATATTAATGGAAAACTGAAGGAACTAAAACTTAAAGGTAATACAGGCGGTCTTCCTTTAGAATGGTATTATTTAGCAGCTAAGTATATTGAGCATCATCCTAGTTTAGAAGATATTCAAACCACAGGAGAAGATTTAATTACTTACCTTGCTGAACTTCTAAATCCTATTTTACAACAAAATAAATCAGCGAATGATGGATGGGAAGATCTGCGCTTATGGCTCAAACAAGTGGTGATGTTACCTACTGGCAATAAGACTGAAGCTGATCAGTTTCTAAAAGAACTAAAATACTATCAATCAGCAAAACAACCTGGACGGGGTAAGCAGCTAATTTGTTCAATTTCTCATTCCGCTTACACTGTGAAAGAACAAATGGAATCGGCTGTTTTATTTACACCCCAAGTTTATACAAATAAACAAATGCTGCGGGGTACTAATGCCAAACGAAATATCTCTAGTATTGCTCAAATTGAGTTGATGTTGCGTCAAATTTTAATGAGTAAGACCCAAGCAGTCGGAAAAAGCTTTGAAGATGGAAAATATCGGTACTTGTACTTTTATCCAACCTATTATTTTACTCCTGAAACGAATTGTTTTTTAGCAAAAGCTTATGATCAAATTGTTCAAACTCGCTTTGATACAGGGATACGAAATCACTTCATCAGTCAAGATTTGCAAGCCGATTTTTCTTTAGAACGTTATCAAAGTGTAGATTTGTTCAAACTATCTGAAGGTAAAAAATCAACAACAGATGAAAAAACAGAAACCAAGAAAAGCTTAATTTTCAAGCTCAACTATCCAGAAGAACAACCCTTAACATTTTATTTCATGGCATTGCCACCCGAAAAACGAGGCAAAACTGAACCGACGGATACAGAATCTTGGGTGATGCCAACTTGGTTAGGATTTGCATTCCCTATGATTTTAGATGTCAAAACCGTTGTTTCAGAATCTCCTATTCCACCGTTTACGGATGGGACAGAATTTGAACAAACAGTATTTTTAGATAGTGCGCCTCAAGCCTTCCGAGTTTTAACTCAAGAAGAACGTTTTCGTCTCGATTATATTCTGGAAGGATGGGAGAAAAAGCAATCTAAATATCCTGCACCTTTAAAAGTTTTAACGGCTGCTTATGCAATTAATTTGGATGTTAATGCTCGACAAACAAAAAAAGGCTATAACCCCAACTGGGGAAAATTATCGGAACTGGCACGAGATTTTGAAACGAGCCCTCTTTATGTTTTTAGTTATCTAAAAAATTGGGTACGTTCTCAAAATCTAGAAACTCCTAGCAAGGCTAAAATTCGACTCTATGCCTATCAATTCTATCCTTGCTTTGACCCTCATGTTGAATACAACTTTGAATTAGAGGATTGGACTATGACTGAACAATCAAAACTGCACCACCCTAAAAAATTAACAGAGTTATATCGCAAATTCTATCGAGCGAAATCTACTAAAGGCAAACCCACAAAAGCAAATGCTATTTTGAAACCGATTGATGAGGCGGCTGATGTTATTTTGAAAGCTGAATTAAGTTGGTGTCAAGGTGAAGCAATGGTTGATGCTGTTGCTGCACGACTGTTTAGTTTAATGAATCGAGTTCACAGTTCCACCGCAGAAGGACGATGGGTTTTCAAAAATAGTGAACGAGATCAGGAAAGAGAGACAATTTTAGATTTTGCTCGATATTTTGTTCTGGAAGTTTTTGAAGGAACATTTAAAGGCGATCGCGCTCGTTTAGCAGGTCGTCAACTCAACTTAATTCGGGATACTTGCGAATTTATATATCGCCTAGAAGATGATAAAGAATACCGAGCAAGGAAACCATCTGATGATGATTCAAAAGGAGGTGATTCGCAAGAAGAAGAATAA
- the cas7d gene encoding type I-D CRISPR-associated protein Cas7/Csc2: protein MTFLKTVNSKKLFQAEIPYKPMGKYVHFITVRVTESYPLFQTDQELNKAKVRAGLKRENRAPISRLTMFKRKQSTPERLVGRELLRNYGLMTAEECEYNVRFAMDNPDCIIYGFAIGDSGSEKSKVVVDTAFSITHFDDSHESFTLNAPYENGTMAAKGEKKELGQGKNSPGKLDGELGSTTSRINQQDHIRPQVFFPSIITLKDPTEASFLYVFNNILRTSRYGAQTTRTGKMRNELIGVVFADGEITSNLRWTQAIYDQFSTETLQSLEPLDEDDVMEYAEVAIKSLLQDEPIVHTDFIGNEFQTLLQEVKALTSQEESLKAILQKADAEAKQYASDHIKGKKKAEV, encoded by the coding sequence ATGACTTTTCTGAAAACAGTTAACTCTAAAAAGCTCTTTCAAGCTGAAATTCCCTACAAACCAATGGGGAAATATGTACATTTTATCACAGTCCGTGTTACCGAATCTTATCCCCTTTTCCAAACCGATCAAGAACTAAATAAAGCTAAAGTTCGAGCAGGTTTAAAACGGGAAAATCGCGCTCCCATTAGTCGCTTAACCATGTTTAAACGGAAACAGTCAACCCCTGAACGTTTAGTTGGTCGAGAACTGTTGCGAAATTATGGTTTAATGACGGCTGAAGAATGCGAATACAATGTCAGATTTGCAATGGATAATCCTGATTGTATTATCTATGGATTTGCTATTGGTGATTCGGGTTCAGAAAAGTCAAAAGTCGTTGTTGATACTGCTTTCTCTATCACCCATTTTGACGATTCCCATGAATCTTTTACACTCAATGCTCCTTATGAAAATGGAACAATGGCTGCAAAAGGCGAAAAAAAAGAACTGGGACAAGGAAAAAATAGTCCAGGCAAATTAGATGGAGAACTTGGAAGTACAACATCTCGAATTAATCAGCAAGATCATATACGTCCCCAAGTTTTCTTTCCGAGTATTATTACTCTTAAAGATCCAACAGAAGCAAGCTTTTTGTATGTTTTTAATAACATCTTGCGTACCAGTCGCTACGGCGCACAAACAACTCGCACAGGTAAAATGCGAAATGAATTAATAGGAGTCGTTTTTGCAGATGGAGAAATTACCAGTAATCTTCGCTGGACTCAGGCAATTTATGATCAATTTTCAACAGAAACCCTTCAATCTCTTGAGCCTTTAGATGAGGATGATGTTATGGAATATGCTGAAGTAGCTATCAAGAGTTTATTACAGGATGAACCTATTGTTCATACTGATTTTATTGGTAACGAGTTTCAGACCTTACTTCAGGAAGTCAAAGCTCTGACAAGTCAGGAAGAATCTCTTAAAGCAATTCTACAAAAAGCAGATGCAGAAGCTAAACAATATGCTTCTGATCATATTAAAGGCAAGAAAAAAGCTGAAGTGTAA
- the cas5d gene encoding type I-D CRISPR-associated protein Cas5/Csc1 — protein sequence MTIIYRCTIELHDSLYFATREIGRLYETEPILHNYALCYALGLIDNPSYQTTVAEEDSYRYFCPEQVPKYEQHLTPLNQQGIYVTPARTVNYTAVLNTWKYANNNYHVEMEKTQKNIPSFGRTKEIAPESKFEFFIITENSLKLPKWIRLGKWASKAELTIEELPQPKRHPENEFIFPYPLNPLDVMFTHQVLSYDTINMPPVSLIRNVRMRGEYYSVQIGKETLKIPAQMQYRFH from the coding sequence ATGACAATAATCTATCGTTGCACAATAGAACTGCATGATAGCCTTTATTTTGCTACCCGTGAAATTGGGCGACTCTATGAAACGGAACCCATTCTGCATAATTATGCCCTTTGTTATGCGTTGGGTTTAATTGATAACCCTTCCTATCAAACAACGGTTGCTGAGGAAGATTCCTATCGTTATTTCTGTCCTGAACAAGTGCCTAAATATGAGCAACATTTAACGCCTTTGAATCAACAGGGAATTTATGTGACTCCAGCCCGAACAGTTAACTATACGGCAGTTCTCAACACTTGGAAATATGCCAATAATAACTATCATGTTGAGATGGAGAAAACCCAGAAGAATATTCCCAGTTTTGGCAGAACAAAAGAAATTGCTCCCGAAAGCAAGTTTGAGTTTTTTATCATTACTGAAAACTCTTTAAAACTGCCAAAATGGATTCGTTTAGGAAAATGGGCAAGTAAGGCAGAGTTAACGATAGAAGAATTACCACAACCTAAACGGCATCCAGAGAATGAATTTATTTTTCCCTATCCTTTGAATCCTCTGGATGTGATGTTTACCCATCAAGTTTTGAGTTACGACACGATTAATATGCCTCCGGTTAGTTTAATTCGTAATGTCAGAATGCGAGGTGAATATTACAGCGTTCAAATAGGGAAAGAAACCTTAAAAATTCCTGCTCAAATGCAATACCGTTTTCATTAA
- the cas6 gene encoding CRISPR-associated endoribonuclease Cas6, which produces MPHSLVLNLLPLSTIPPNFLTGRHLHALFLTLVSSVDAELGNYLHEQKTDKAFTLSPLQISKTIHQNVLQWQHKKPISSETPCWLRISLLDDNLFSHLSGLWLNLNPKTPWHLGPADLQITSILGTPQSTQPWANFSSYGQLYEQASDENRQIELIFCTPTAFRQSNFDSALPTRECVFGSLLRRWNQYGGIPFEETLIEPIFPSFFNIRTEILADSRSKFIGCVGVMNFRILGDVDPMIIKQINTLADFALYSGVGRKTPMGMGMVKRVFNS; this is translated from the coding sequence ATGCCACATAGTCTTGTTCTCAATTTGTTGCCACTTTCTACCATTCCTCCTAACTTTTTAACGGGACGACATCTTCATGCGTTATTTCTAACATTAGTCAGTTCTGTTGATGCAGAATTAGGGAATTATTTACATGAACAAAAAACTGATAAAGCATTTACCTTAAGTCCGTTACAAATCAGTAAAACAATTCATCAGAATGTTCTACAATGGCAACATAAGAAACCGATTTCAAGTGAAACCCCTTGCTGGTTAAGAATTTCTTTATTGGATGATAATTTGTTTAGTCATTTGAGTGGTTTATGGTTAAATCTTAATCCTAAAACACCTTGGCATTTAGGCCCTGCTGATTTACAAATTACCAGCATTTTAGGAACACCTCAATCAACTCAACCTTGGGCTAATTTTTCATCCTATGGTCAATTGTATGAACAAGCATCTGATGAAAACCGACAAATAGAATTGATTTTCTGTACGCCAACCGCCTTTCGTCAAAGCAATTTTGATTCGGCTTTACCGACGCGCGAGTGTGTGTTTGGGTCGTTATTAAGGCGTTGGAATCAATATGGTGGGATTCCATTTGAAGAGACTCTAATCGAACCAATTTTTCCGAGTTTCTTCAATATTAGAACGGAGATTTTAGCGGATTCTCGGAGTAAATTTATTGGCTGTGTGGGAGTGATGAATTTTAGAATTTTGGGAGATGTAGATCCAATGATTATTAAACAAATTAATACCTTAGCGGATTTTGCTCTGTATAGCGGTGTGGGACGGAAAACACCGATGGGAATGGGAATGGTGAAGAGGGTTTTTAATAGCTGA
- the cas4 gene encoding CRISPR-associated protein Cas4: protein METIDYIAISSLNHFAYCPHRCWRMFCAGEFVDNQYTIEGTSLHDRVHSFGEQNREEIWQVRAVWLKSERYKLIGKSDLIESQSGEFYPVEYKRGRKGEWDNDEMQVVAQALCLEEMTGKIVTKGYIYYAQSHQRQPVDISPILREQAINIIDQVFDLLQTGHQPLASYQKRCQGCSLYESCLPKIAAKVSRYQEVIV, encoded by the coding sequence ATGGAAACCATTGATTATATTGCGATTTCGTCTTTGAATCATTTTGCCTATTGTCCCCATCGCTGTTGGCGAATGTTTTGTGCAGGGGAATTTGTTGATAATCAGTATACCATAGAAGGAACGAGTTTGCACGATCGCGTTCATAGTTTTGGAGAACAAAATCGTGAGGAAATTTGGCAAGTTCGGGCGGTTTGGTTGAAATCTGAACGTTATAAATTAATTGGAAAATCGGATTTAATTGAATCACAGTCAGGAGAATTTTACCCTGTAGAATATAAACGGGGACGGAAAGGGGAATGGGATAATGATGAAATGCAGGTCGTGGCGCAAGCGTTATGTTTAGAAGAAATGACGGGTAAAATAGTAACGAAGGGTTATATTTATTATGCTCAATCTCATCAACGTCAACCTGTGGATATTTCCCCAATATTACGAGAACAAGCGATTAATATTATTGATCAAGTTTTCGATCTTTTACAAACGGGTCATCAACCTTTAGCAAGTTATCAAAAACGCTGTCAAGGTTGCAGTTTGTATGAATCTTGTTTACCGAAAATTGCTGCAAAAGTTAGTCGGTATCAAGAGGTGATTGTTTAA